From Colias croceus chromosome 24, ilColCroc2.1, the proteins below share one genomic window:
- the LOC123702641 gene encoding myrosinase 1-like, which translates to MFGAATSSYQIEGGWNEGGKGWSMWDHLVRTDPDHIADRSTGDIAANSYHLYKRDVEMLKELGVSIYRFSISWPRILPFGRHDYVNPEGVAYYNNLINELLANGITPFVTIYHWELPQNLNELGGWLTEDIVDWFGDYARVLYRNFGDRVKHWLTINEPYIHCNHGYSRGNHAPRIRSPGIAFYECGRHILLAHARAYHIYKNEFAFQGGQVAIVISSDMSMPSDDSQSSYEAMEDYRAFYVGQYMDPIFSATGNYPQRLIDRVARASANQGLSESRLRPFTQEQINYIRGTSDFLALNHYTSKFVYRNDSLNGTFEVPSHQDDAYLGTYPDPSWMQGGTWLFAYPPGLYKLLVHFKEKYNNLTVYVTENGFGNYTTGLDDENRVTYLRGYINSLLDAIDAGVDIRGYCAWSLMDNFEWATGYTMRFGLYQVDFDDANRTRTPRKSALVYKEIIRSRVIDPTYNPDPHARDDSNSAIVVKTSALFILLSAFVNTLF; encoded by the exons ATGTTTGGAGCTGCTACATCTTCATATCAAATAGAAGGTGGTTGGAATGAAGgag GTAAAGGATGGTCCATGTGGGACCACCTCGTCAGAACAGACCCTGACCATATTGCAGACAGATCAACTGGCGATATAGCTGCCAACTCGTACCACCTTTATAAACGAGACGTAGAAATGCTCAAAGAACTTGGCGTGTCTATCTACAGATTCTCCATTTCTTGGCCCCGAATTCTGCCCTTCGGTCGACATGACTACGTAAACCCAGAAGGAGTGGCATATTACAACAATTTAATCAATGAACTCCTTGCAAATGGTATCACCCCATTTGTTACCATTTACCACTGGGAACTGCCACAAAATTTGAACGAACTAGGCGGTTGGTTGACTGAAGATATCGTCGATTGGTTTGGAGATTATGCTCGAGTGTTGTACCGTAATTTCGGAGACAGAGTGAAGCATTGGTTGACGATAAATGAACCGTATATTCATTGCAATCACGGATACAGTCGAGGAAACCATGCGCCAAGGATACGGTCACCAGGCATCGCGTTTTATGAATGTGGTCGTCATATTCTCTTGGCTCATGCAAGAGCGTACCATATTTATAAGAACGAGTTTGCATTTCAAGGTGGTCAAGTTGCTATAGTTATCAGTTCGGATATGTCCATGCCAAGTGATGATTCTCAATCTAGTTATGAGGCTATGGAAGATTACAGAGCTTTctat GTGGGCCAATACATGGATCCAATTTTCTCCGCAACTGGCAACTATCCTCAACGACTGATTGATAGAGTGGCTAGGGCTAGTGCGAACCAAGGGCTTTCAGAATCTCGTCTCCGCCCATTCACACAAGAACAAATCAACTATATTAGGGGCACTTCTGATTTCCTTGCATTAAACCATTATACGAGTAAATTCGTCTACAGGAATGATTCTCTTAATGGAACTTTCGAAGTTCCTTCACATCAAGATGATGCTTATCTTGGCACGTATCCTGACCCCTCTTGGATGCAAGGAGGCACTTGGCTTTTT GCATACCCACCCGGACTATACAAACTACTAGTACACTTCAAAGAGAAATACAAcaatttgacagtttacgttaCAGAAAATGGTTTCGGTAACTACACTACTGGTCTCGATGATGAGAACAGAGTTACTTATCTAAGAGGATATATTAATTCCTTGTTAGATGCTATAGACGCGGGTGTGGATATCAGAGGCTACTGCGCTTGGAGTCTGATGGACAATTTTGAATGGGCTACTGGGTACAC GATGCGTTTCGGTCTCTACCAAGTTGACTTCGATGATGCGAACCGGACACGCACACCCAGAAAATCAGCACTAGTGTATAAGGAAATAATTAGATCTAGGGTTATTGACCCTACCTACAATCCGGACCCGCATGCCAGAGATGACTCAAATAGTGCTATAGTAGTTAAAACATCtgcattgtttattttattatctgctTTTGTTAATACGCTTTTTTAA